One Deinococcus betulae DNA segment encodes these proteins:
- a CDS encoding GGDEF domain-containing protein gives MGCFITVTDLGQARNELAALTAQLQHVSAPADLTMLHRDAAYVALDLGESALAMTHAVQCLDAARSAGEPALEVKAHVTVALVMGEAYDDLGASSHFAEADALSRASGYVRGVALAAVNASHFELERGLYGAATLRLHALLTSEHAAGLLIVDERVGTELYQSFHINYVKGSSLALRQNEVPPGLRPGVEAQVQTSAAVLGTMRRDEQLAPRWQPDILDSLTAYALLRRHTDEALALATERIHLARASGIRTHLGRALLERAGVHAERRAWAAVITDAQEAALLFEQDSRELLAVHAWQAVADARAQQGHFREAFGVQRQLTQRTEALYRAFFQQGAQLRQIERQAREAEVRAQAMAEAATHDPLTGAPNRSVALEALAALWEEAQRGRVSSVALMDIDHFKSVNDRFGHAIGDEVLIRVVQHLSAQLSDQECLARFGGEEFLLILQGLTLAEAQQVCEELRAALHTLTWDDLAPDLTVTGSFGVAIMQPGIPLKRTLQEADAALYAAKAAGRNMVQLADPFRLQGEGQAEGAEHPSVPRASEKTGP, from the coding sequence GTGGGGTGCTTCATCACGGTGACCGATCTGGGGCAGGCGCGGAACGAGCTGGCGGCTTTGACTGCCCAGCTTCAGCATGTAAGTGCGCCGGCCGACCTGACCATGCTGCACCGGGACGCCGCTTACGTTGCGCTGGACCTGGGCGAATCGGCCCTGGCCATGACCCACGCCGTGCAGTGTCTGGACGCGGCCCGCAGTGCCGGCGAGCCAGCGCTAGAAGTGAAGGCGCATGTCACGGTGGCCCTGGTGATGGGCGAGGCTTACGATGACCTGGGCGCCAGCAGCCACTTCGCCGAGGCCGACGCCCTGTCCCGCGCCAGTGGCTACGTGCGCGGCGTGGCCCTGGCAGCGGTCAATGCGTCTCATTTTGAGCTGGAACGCGGACTGTACGGCGCGGCCACCTTGCGGCTGCACGCCCTGCTGACCTCCGAACACGCTGCTGGCCTGCTGATTGTGGATGAGCGCGTGGGCACCGAGCTGTACCAGTCGTTTCACATCAACTATGTCAAGGGATCAAGTCTGGCCCTCCGCCAGAACGAGGTGCCACCGGGTCTGCGCCCAGGCGTGGAAGCCCAGGTCCAGACGTCGGCCGCTGTGCTGGGGACCATGCGCCGCGACGAACAGCTGGCGCCGCGCTGGCAGCCAGACATTCTGGATTCCCTGACGGCCTACGCCCTGCTGCGCCGCCATACCGATGAGGCCCTGGCCCTGGCCACCGAACGCATTCACCTGGCCCGCGCCAGTGGCATCAGAACGCATCTGGGCCGCGCCCTGCTCGAACGCGCCGGCGTGCATGCCGAGCGCCGCGCCTGGGCCGCCGTCATCACCGATGCCCAGGAGGCCGCGCTGCTGTTTGAGCAGGACAGCCGGGAACTGCTGGCCGTTCACGCCTGGCAGGCGGTCGCCGACGCCCGCGCGCAGCAGGGGCACTTCCGCGAGGCGTTTGGGGTGCAGCGGCAGCTGACGCAGCGCACCGAAGCGCTCTACCGCGCCTTTTTTCAGCAGGGCGCGCAGCTGCGGCAGATTGAACGGCAGGCCCGCGAGGCCGAGGTGCGCGCGCAGGCCATGGCGGAGGCGGCCACCCACGATCCACTGACTGGCGCTCCCAACCGCTCGGTGGCCCTGGAAGCTCTGGCAGCCCTCTGGGAAGAGGCCCAGCGGGGCCGGGTCAGCAGTGTGGCCCTGATGGACATTGACCACTTTAAGAGTGTCAACGACCGTTTTGGGCACGCCATAGGCGACGAGGTTCTGATTCGGGTGGTGCAGCATCTCAGCGCTCAGCTAAGTGACCAGGAATGCCTGGCCCGCTTTGGCGGCGAGGAGTTCCTGCTAATTTTGCAGGGCCTGACTCTGGCCGAAGCGCAGCAGGTCTGCGAGGAGCTGCGCGCCGCCCTGCACACCCTCACCTGGGACGATCTCGCTCCGGACCTCACCGTCACCGGGAGCTTCGGGGTCGCCATCATGCAGCCGGGCATTCCACTCAAGCGTACCCTGCAAGAAGCCGACGCAGCGCTCTACGCCGCCAAAGCCGCCGGCCGCAACATGGTGCAACTGGCTGACCCGTTTCGACTTCAGGGGGAGGGTCAAGCAGAAGGCGCCGAACATCCATCTGTCCCGAGGGCCAGCGAGAAGACAGGGCCTTAA
- a CDS encoding CopZ family metallochaperone, protein MTTELSITGMTCGHCERAVREALLAVPGVEHAQVNLPAGQATVTGSVDPQALVQAVSAEGYSAQLRG, encoded by the coding sequence ATGACGACGGAACTTTCGATTACCGGGATGACCTGCGGCCACTGCGAGCGTGCGGTGCGTGAAGCGCTGCTGGCCGTTCCAGGTGTGGAACACGCTCAGGTGAATCTGCCAGCAGGCCAGGCCACGGTGACAGGTTCGGTTGACCCGCAGGCGCTGGTTCAGGCGGTCAGTGCAGAAGGCTACAGCGCCCAGCTTCGCGGCTGA
- a CDS encoding metal-sensitive transcriptional regulator — MARAACHDPATLCMPEEARKRAARRLSIARGHLDSIVRMLDDPNVYCVDVLRQIKAVQGALSGAGEVVLRGHLEAHVATASTRGDSLELVEELMEALKYT, encoded by the coding sequence ATGGCGCGCGCCGCCTGTCACGACCCCGCCACCCTCTGCATGCCCGAGGAAGCGCGCAAGCGGGCCGCGCGGCGCCTGAGTATTGCCCGCGGGCACCTGGACAGCATTGTGCGGATGCTGGACGATCCCAATGTGTACTGCGTGGACGTGCTGCGGCAGATCAAGGCGGTTCAAGGCGCACTGTCGGGAGCGGGTGAGGTGGTCCTGCGCGGCCATTTGGAGGCCCACGTTGCCACCGCCTCCACACGCGGGGACAGCCTTGAACTGGTCGAAGAGCTGATGGAAGCCTTGAAATACACCTGA
- a CDS encoding cellulose binding domain-containing protein, translating into MYRFPRTRLLLTALLALAACSQTPDPGVAGAQDSLLQVQATGPTATFDSTGTWDTGFTGRITLTNPGPSAITSWTLKFKFNGNAAAGSSAWGAGGSITKDSSGLYTITPNAWGGATIPAGGSVTIGYDGSGQLTGVNTCTLNGASCAGTTTPPPGGDTTAPTVSLSASPGTVTSAGNVTLTATASDNVGVTKVEFYQGTRLLSTDTTAPFTASEAVTSANNGSRSYSAKAFDAAGNTNIASSSVTVSIGSTPPPSTNKAIYVGYAGTWQTSVSDLTTSNIPPYYTDLNLSFARPDTTYVKGSYAFDQAVAGFEFAEGASTPNGQRKFTAAQAQTLRNNVAALKARGTRVWISVGGWAYSQGSQWASFNAKRVVDLAEDLGASGVDIDWESSGSSCNKLADAQFSCSKDAEIKNIINTLDAEIAARGLNTQISIAGWSTGAYYVKGTPWEEGKVQWGSPFGGTMYRVVRDLGAKIDRVNLMSYDGGTYYDPREGYESYRAIYGGPIAMGLEVAPEGSGGAILKLNAEPGTVYDAEMNTGTNNEATRYYNVETLATYMKNKGRPGDGMMLWQVWKERVYAKPPAGAAGVNSTGQKVCQLLVVNANCSGTVPDLPPAQ; encoded by the coding sequence GTGTACCGATTCCCGCGCACCCGCTTGTTGCTGACTGCCCTTTTGGCTCTGGCTGCCTGTTCCCAGACCCCGGACCCAGGTGTGGCTGGGGCTCAAGATTCGCTGCTTCAAGTGCAGGCGACCGGCCCGACAGCGACGTTTGACAGCACGGGGACCTGGGACACGGGCTTCACCGGCCGCATCACCCTCACCAACCCGGGCCCCAGCGCCATCACCAGCTGGACCCTCAAGTTCAAGTTCAATGGCAACGCTGCTGCCGGCAGCAGCGCTTGGGGTGCGGGCGGCAGCATCACCAAAGACAGCAGTGGTCTGTACACCATCACCCCCAACGCCTGGGGCGGCGCCACCATCCCCGCCGGTGGCAGTGTCACCATCGGCTATGACGGCTCTGGGCAACTCACGGGCGTCAACACCTGCACCCTCAATGGCGCCAGCTGTGCGGGCACGACCACCCCACCCCCGGGCGGTGACACCACCGCCCCCACCGTGAGTCTCAGCGCCAGTCCAGGGACGGTGACGAGTGCCGGGAACGTGACGCTCACGGCCACAGCGTCGGACAACGTGGGGGTGACGAAGGTGGAGTTTTATCAGGGCACGCGGCTGCTGAGCACTGATACGACGGCGCCGTTCACGGCGTCGGAGGCGGTGACGAGTGCCAACAACGGGAGCCGCAGCTACAGCGCCAAAGCCTTCGATGCCGCTGGCAATACCAACATCGCCTCTAGCAGCGTGACTGTCTCCATCGGCTCTACCCCGCCGCCTTCAACCAACAAGGCCATTTATGTGGGGTACGCGGGCACCTGGCAGACCAGCGTGAGCGACCTGACCACGAGCAACATTCCGCCTTATTACACCGACCTCAACCTGTCGTTCGCCCGCCCAGATACGACCTATGTCAAAGGCAGCTACGCCTTCGATCAGGCGGTGGCCGGTTTTGAATTTGCCGAGGGCGCGTCTACCCCCAACGGTCAGCGGAAGTTCACGGCGGCGCAGGCACAGACCCTGCGTAACAATGTCGCCGCTCTGAAAGCGCGCGGCACGCGGGTCTGGATCAGTGTGGGGGGCTGGGCGTACAGCCAGGGCAGTCAGTGGGCCAGCTTTAACGCCAAGCGCGTGGTTGATCTGGCCGAGGACCTGGGGGCCAGCGGCGTGGACATTGACTGGGAATCCAGCGGCAGCAGCTGCAATAAGTTGGCAGACGCCCAATTTTCATGCAGTAAAGACGCCGAAATCAAGAACATCATCAACACCCTGGATGCCGAGATTGCCGCGCGTGGCCTGAACACGCAGATCAGCATTGCGGGCTGGAGTACAGGTGCCTATTACGTGAAAGGCACGCCCTGGGAAGAAGGCAAGGTGCAGTGGGGCAGTCCGTTTGGCGGCACCATGTACCGCGTGGTGCGTGACCTGGGCGCCAAGATTGACCGCGTCAACCTGATGTCCTATGACGGCGGCACCTACTATGATCCGCGCGAGGGCTACGAGAGCTACCGCGCCATTTACGGTGGCCCTATCGCCATGGGGCTGGAAGTCGCCCCTGAGGGCAGCGGCGGCGCCATCCTGAAACTGAACGCCGAACCCGGCACTGTGTACGACGCCGAGATGAACACCGGCACCAACAACGAGGCCACCCGCTATTACAACGTCGAAACCCTGGCCACCTACATGAAAAACAAGGGCCGACCCGGCGACGGCATGATGCTGTGGCAGGTCTGGAAAGAGCGCGTGTACGCCAAGCCCCCCGCCGGCGCTGCCGGTGTAAACAGCACTGGGCAGAAGGTGTGTCAGCTGCTGGTGGTCAACGCCAACTGCTCGGGAACCGTGCCTGACCTGCCGCCGGCACAGTAA
- a CDS encoding sensor domain-containing diguanylate cyclase — translation MTGAPTLPDESARLMALAYYGILDTPREPQFDRIARLAAAILKTPVAVINFVDQFRQWGKASVGVGDTTAPRADSFCAWTIQQDQPLVVPNAHLDPRFAQNPMVTGEPHVHMYAGAPLVMPSGHRIGTLCVTDTQPHPLTPQDLQALQDLADIVVTELELRAYQQRLTLSLDAQREHSAELQRSLAQSQALDGISQLLSLDLEPQDALLAAAALLGEAMHSDVTGLLVIHGDEGALSVGHLHPRVQPEQRAALEGDELFRLLRPHLPGTERPTLLDDAQALGLPGPTDLQALAWAPVGMDADQTLWLVAARLNGHPQGGWRAAERSLFEAAARSLRASLDHRQARAWARRDVLTGVLNRRALEQDLAQPSAVPFMLVMADVDGLKAVNDVGGHAQGDKLLRVFAATLAAEVGSAGQVYRYGGDEFVVLTAPTNEELLLDQVDTAVLAARQLAPQAGASVGVAHSQEGEPQTLLRLADERMYAVKRRRVALRQSGELTS, via the coding sequence ATGACCGGCGCCCCCACCTTGCCTGACGAGTCCGCCCGCCTGATGGCCCTGGCGTACTACGGCATTCTGGACACGCCGCGCGAGCCGCAATTTGACCGGATTGCTCGGCTGGCCGCCGCCATCCTGAAAACGCCGGTGGCGGTGATTAACTTCGTGGACCAGTTCCGGCAGTGGGGCAAGGCGTCGGTGGGGGTAGGCGACACCACCGCGCCGCGCGCCGACTCCTTTTGCGCCTGGACCATTCAGCAGGACCAGCCGCTTGTGGTGCCCAATGCCCACCTGGACCCGCGATTTGCTCAGAACCCGATGGTGACGGGCGAGCCCCACGTGCATATGTACGCCGGCGCCCCGCTGGTGATGCCCAGCGGGCACCGCATCGGCACCCTGTGCGTCACGGACACCCAGCCACATCCCCTGACCCCGCAGGACCTTCAGGCGCTGCAAGACCTGGCGGACATCGTGGTCACCGAGTTAGAACTGCGCGCCTATCAGCAGCGCCTGACCCTCTCACTGGACGCGCAGCGCGAACACAGCGCCGAGTTGCAGCGCAGTCTGGCGCAGTCGCAGGCCCTGGACGGCATTTCACAGCTGCTGAGCCTGGACCTGGAGCCCCAGGACGCGCTGCTGGCCGCCGCCGCCCTGCTGGGCGAGGCCATGCACAGCGATGTGACGGGGCTGCTGGTGATACACGGAGATGAGGGCGCGCTCAGCGTGGGGCACCTGCATCCCCGCGTTCAGCCCGAACAGCGTGCGGCCCTGGAGGGTGATGAGCTGTTCCGCCTGTTGCGGCCGCACTTACCCGGCACAGAGCGGCCCACGCTGCTGGATGACGCTCAGGCGCTGGGCCTCCCTGGACCAACTGACCTACAGGCCCTGGCCTGGGCACCGGTGGGCATGGACGCCGACCAGACCCTCTGGCTGGTGGCCGCGCGCCTGAACGGTCATCCGCAGGGGGGCTGGCGCGCCGCCGAGCGCTCGCTCTTTGAAGCGGCGGCGCGGTCCCTGCGCGCCAGCCTGGACCACCGCCAGGCGCGGGCCTGGGCCCGGCGGGATGTGCTGACAGGGGTCCTGAACCGCCGCGCCCTGGAACAGGACCTGGCCCAGCCCTCGGCGGTGCCCTTCATGCTCGTGATGGCCGATGTGGACGGCCTGAAAGCAGTCAACGATGTGGGCGGTCACGCCCAGGGGGACAAGCTGCTGCGTGTATTTGCGGCCACGCTGGCCGCCGAAGTGGGCAGCGCAGGCCAGGTATACCGCTACGGCGGCGATGAATTCGTGGTGCTGACGGCCCCCACCAACGAGGAACTACTGCTGGACCAGGTAGACACGGCGGTGTTGGCGGCCCGTCAGCTGGCGCCGCAGGCTGGGGCCAGCGTGGGGGTGGCCCACAGCCAGGAAGGCGAGCCGCAGACCCTGCTGCGCCTGGCCGACGAGCGGATGTACGCCGTCAAACGCCGCCGCGTGGCCCTGCGCCAGAGCGGAGAGCTGACCTCCTAA
- a CDS encoding ABC transporter ATP-binding protein produces the protein MRAPLPDDHLPLRERLRDLRATLALVWQASPRHSLTYAATSLAGSALPAANLYVGKLLLDEVARAAQGGVAYTSLLTLLGAQVSLVVLGSLLSTVQSAAQQLLGDSLQHGVSRRILNKAATLSVENFENAETYDRLQQAYREVGSRPLGVATQLVSLGGAAVTLGSVGALMATLGPWVLPLVVLASVPGVVVGNRFGVEGYRMLRRQTHDARVQNYLGSLLTSDAHVKEVRLFGFEGELLRRWRDYYLGFRQHLVALVRRRAGWSFGAALLSALLIGLASALILRRAAAGEVSVGEFSVFVLGIAQVQGTVSSLLGGGSAVYQNLLYMRNLFDFLELPTRNLDAGEVWSGPIHTIEFREVGFRYPLTERDVLRGVSFTLRRGEALALVGENGAGKTTVVKLLTLLFVPTSGQILLNGQDAARFSPRSVQREMSIIFQDFGQYQLTARDNVALADAAQPEGAARVPAALERAGADFVAGLPEGLDTPLGRLFQGGRQLSGGQWQRLALARLYHRDASVLIFDEPTAALDARAEFDTIQALREQTRGRLTLLISHRFSTVRLADTIVVLEGGKVTERGTHAELMARGGHYAEMYTLQARGYSESAGPA, from the coding sequence ATGCGCGCGCCTCTGCCCGACGACCACCTGCCCCTGCGGGAGCGCCTGCGCGACCTGCGCGCCACGCTGGCGCTGGTGTGGCAGGCCAGTCCCCGCCACAGCCTGACCTACGCCGCCACCAGTCTGGCGGGCAGCGCCCTGCCGGCGGCCAACCTGTACGTGGGCAAGCTGCTGCTTGACGAGGTGGCCCGCGCCGCACAGGGCGGGGTTGCCTACACCTCGCTGCTGACCTTACTGGGCGCACAGGTCAGTCTGGTGGTGCTGGGAAGCCTGCTGTCCACCGTGCAGAGCGCCGCGCAGCAGCTGCTGGGTGACAGCCTGCAACACGGGGTCAGCCGCCGCATTCTGAACAAGGCCGCCACCCTCAGTGTCGAGAACTTCGAGAACGCCGAGACCTATGACCGGCTGCAACAGGCTTACCGGGAGGTGGGGTCAAGGCCCCTGGGGGTGGCCACGCAACTGGTGTCGCTGGGGGGCGCGGCCGTCACGCTGGGCTCGGTGGGCGCCCTGATGGCCACGCTGGGGCCCTGGGTGCTGCCACTGGTCGTGCTGGCCAGCGTGCCAGGCGTGGTCGTGGGCAACCGCTTTGGGGTTGAAGGCTACCGCATGCTGCGGCGGCAAACCCACGACGCCCGCGTGCAAAATTATCTGGGCAGCCTGCTGACCTCGGACGCGCATGTCAAAGAGGTGCGCCTGTTTGGCTTCGAGGGCGAGCTGTTGCGGCGTTGGCGCGACTATTACCTGGGGTTCCGGCAGCATCTGGTGGCCCTGGTGCGCCGCCGCGCCGGCTGGAGCTTCGGGGCGGCGCTGCTCAGCGCCCTGCTCATTGGCCTAGCCAGCGCGCTGATTCTGCGCCGGGCGGCGGCAGGCGAGGTCAGCGTCGGTGAATTCAGTGTGTTTGTGCTCGGCATCGCGCAGGTGCAAGGCACCGTGAGCAGCCTGCTGGGCGGCGGCAGCGCGGTCTACCAGAACCTGCTGTACATGCGTAACCTCTTTGACTTTCTGGAGTTGCCCACCCGGAACCTGGACGCGGGAGAGGTCTGGTCCGGCCCTATCCACACCATCGAATTTCGGGAGGTCGGCTTCCGGTATCCCCTGACCGAGCGCGATGTGCTGCGGGGGGTCAGTTTTACCCTACGCCGCGGCGAGGCGCTGGCCCTGGTGGGCGAGAACGGCGCGGGCAAGACCACGGTGGTCAAGCTACTGACCCTGCTGTTCGTGCCCACCAGCGGGCAGATTCTGCTCAATGGCCAGGACGCCGCGCGCTTCAGTCCCCGCAGCGTGCAGCGGGAAATGAGCATCATCTTTCAGGATTTTGGGCAGTACCAGCTGACAGCCCGCGACAACGTGGCGCTGGCCGACGCGGCGCAGCCCGAAGGCGCCGCGCGGGTGCCCGCAGCCCTGGAGCGGGCTGGGGCCGACTTCGTGGCGGGCCTGCCCGAAGGCCTGGACACCCCACTGGGACGGCTGTTTCAGGGGGGGCGGCAGCTGTCGGGCGGGCAGTGGCAGCGCCTGGCCCTGGCGCGGCTGTACCACAGGGACGCCTCGGTGCTGATCTTTGACGAGCCCACGGCGGCCCTGGACGCCCGCGCCGAGTTCGACACCATTCAGGCGCTGCGTGAGCAGACGCGCGGCCGCCTGACCCTGCTGATTTCGCACCGCTTTTCGACGGTGCGCCTGGCCGATACCATCGTGGTGCTGGAGGGCGGCAAGGTCACCGAGCGCGGCACCCACGCCGAGCTGATGGCGCGCGGCGGTCACTACGCCGAGATGTACACCTTGCAGGCGCGCGGCTACAGCGAAAGCGCAGGGCCAGCGTGA
- a CDS encoding sensor histidine kinase — protein sequence MLRGDERFVGPSAGRFVTAEQPGADAALIAFAAFTDQALRSTNVAEVAQRAVEVLQVTLGSVSVAYLVPQGRLWHAAALSASVPVALASRLRAGLPLRGPQIEAALSARDVLFVPQWTVTVPDVPDTETFGAVALCPTYRGDTLVGVLAMGIQSAADWTERERSVFRAVGRSLSLALDRAHKEEQLRLHNAALQAQARSLEAFAQLSADLGAQEHRLALIRRAQEVALALLPRGFAAYYEPEGDLWCLKAQVGQVRDPARQAALDAGLPFSQAQSLQLPWDSGEPYYQAAFDPQSDGLKVPGDGLGALASLPLQVGGERLGVFTVGQFEARPWDAGDRALLAAITRSLVLALERARSVTALRHYSAELERSNAALQGANEELEAFAYSVSHDLRAPVRHIAGFADLLGRALDPDTLAQPKVGRALTVIREAAAQMNDLIDAMLNLSRAGRQELRLAETKLDALVGSIWAEFQPEVQAREAQGHQVAFEPAPLPHVQADPALLRQVLTNLLGNALKYTAQTPQARIEVWAETSPDTWTVFVRDNGVGFDPRYAHKLFGVFQRLHRAEDFGGTGVGLANVRRIVQRHGGTVSAQGEVGQGATFCFTLPRRPALD from the coding sequence ATGCTGCGCGGCGATGAACGGTTCGTGGGGCCCAGCGCAGGACGTTTTGTGACCGCCGAGCAGCCGGGGGCCGACGCGGCGCTGATCGCCTTTGCCGCCTTTACCGACCAGGCGCTGCGCAGCACCAACGTGGCCGAGGTCGCGCAGCGCGCCGTTGAGGTCCTTCAGGTCACCCTGGGCAGTGTCAGTGTCGCTTATCTAGTGCCGCAGGGCCGGCTGTGGCACGCGGCGGCGCTGTCGGCCAGTGTGCCAGTGGCCCTAGCCAGCCGGCTGAGGGCGGGCCTGCCGCTGCGCGGCCCACAAATCGAGGCGGCGCTGTCGGCGCGCGACGTGCTGTTCGTGCCTCAGTGGACCGTGACCGTGCCGGACGTGCCCGACACCGAGACCTTCGGCGCGGTGGCCCTGTGTCCCACCTACCGGGGCGACACCCTGGTGGGGGTGCTGGCAATGGGCATCCAGAGCGCGGCCGACTGGACCGAGCGCGAGCGCAGTGTCTTCCGGGCGGTGGGGCGCAGCCTCAGCCTGGCGCTGGACCGCGCCCACAAAGAAGAGCAGCTGCGCCTGCACAACGCCGCCCTTCAGGCGCAGGCGCGCTCACTGGAAGCCTTTGCGCAGCTCAGCGCCGACCTGGGCGCCCAGGAACACCGCCTGGCCCTGATCCGCCGCGCGCAGGAAGTCGCGCTGGCGCTGCTGCCGCGCGGGTTTGCGGCCTACTACGAACCCGAGGGCGACCTGTGGTGCCTCAAGGCGCAGGTGGGACAGGTGCGCGACCCGGCCCGGCAGGCGGCGCTGGACGCGGGCCTGCCCTTTTCGCAGGCCCAGAGCCTGCAACTGCCGTGGGACAGCGGGGAACCGTACTATCAGGCCGCCTTTGACCCGCAGTCCGACGGCCTGAAGGTGCCGGGCGACGGCCTGGGGGCCCTGGCCAGCCTGCCGCTGCAGGTGGGCGGCGAGCGGCTGGGCGTCTTTACCGTAGGGCAATTTGAGGCCCGGCCCTGGGACGCAGGCGACCGGGCGCTGCTGGCGGCCATCACGCGCAGTCTGGTGCTGGCGCTGGAACGGGCGCGCAGCGTCACCGCGCTGCGGCACTACTCGGCCGAACTGGAACGCAGCAACGCGGCGCTTCAGGGCGCCAACGAGGAACTTGAAGCCTTCGCCTATTCGGTCAGCCACGACCTGCGCGCGCCGGTGCGGCACATTGCGGGCTTTGCCGACTTGCTGGGGCGCGCCCTGGACCCCGACACCCTGGCGCAGCCGAAGGTGGGGCGGGCACTGACCGTGATCCGCGAAGCGGCGGCGCAGATGAACGACCTGATTGACGCCATGCTCAATCTGTCGCGCGCCGGGCGCCAGGAGTTGCGGCTGGCCGAGACCAAGCTGGACGCCCTGGTGGGGAGCATCTGGGCCGAGTTCCAGCCTGAGGTGCAGGCGCGCGAGGCCCAGGGGCATCAGGTCGCCTTTGAACCGGCGCCCCTGCCCCACGTTCAGGCCGACCCAGCCCTGCTGCGGCAGGTGCTGACCAACCTGCTGGGCAACGCCCTGAAGTACACCGCGCAGACGCCGCAGGCCCGCATTGAGGTCTGGGCCGAGACCTCCCCCGACACCTGGACCGTTTTCGTGCGCGACAACGGGGTGGGCTTTGACCCTCGCTACGCCCACAAGCTGTTTGGGGTCTTTCAGCGGCTGCACCGCGCCGAGGACTTCGGCGGCACTGGCGTGGGGCTGGCCAATGTGCGCCGCATCGTGCAGCGGCACGGCGGCACGGTCTCGGCGCAGGGCGAGGTCGGTCAGGGGGCCACCTTCTGCTTCACGTTGCCGCGCCGGCCTGCTCTAGACTGA